Genomic segment of Populus trichocarpa isolate Nisqually-1 chromosome 12, P.trichocarpa_v4.1, whole genome shotgun sequence:
GTTATAGTTTAAGATTATGATGATAAATACTCAGTAGGGCCTTGGCCTAACCGAACCCCACATTTGATTGGACCAGGGCCCAATAAAGGTTCAACCCATGGCTAGGTCATAACCCAACCAAGGTTCAACACCCCAATTGGGTCACAGCCCAACAAAGTTCTTTtatttcctctctttctttctctctttttaatcaCAAGCTACGAGTCTAAGACAACTCTACTCAGAGATATAACAATGGAATAGAGCTATCACCTTAGGATGAAAGattttttctagatatttatctagattttttcatgttttcctAGATATAAATTGCCAAGTTTTAGCAAAAGAAGAGGGATTCTCCCTCTAAACaagagatagaaaaaatatcagTATCTTTTTattcgctttttttttttccattatcattacctaaaaaccctaaattgattTTAGCATCGAAGGGTTTTTTGCAGGTAATAACCGTCATCCTTACAACAATCATCATCGAAGGAAGCTCAAATTCAATATAGTGTAATTAGTTTCAAGCTTCATCAGTAGCGTTGTTTATAGGAAACCGAACAAAAATCATGTTCATTTcctgttatatttttcttatcatcTTGTATACTTGATCCTAAAATCTTCAAGGCGAACAATACCGAAACACCAAGAGGAAGAGTAACTAACCTCCGACCATCTTCATCAACTCCTGTTGACCTCCAACAACTCACACAACAGATGAGAGCACTTACTGAGGTTGTACTAGCTACTCAACAATAGCTTTGATCTGTCCCTATCTATCCACAAAACATCTAGGTTGTTGTATAATCGTCTACTCCTCATATTGTTGTTATACCAATTGCATCTCTTGTACAATGACAACTCTAATTTCAAGAAGAAACAACCTCAAACAAGGTAGAAAAAAAGTAGACGCCATACTTTTACCTTTACTATGAGTAGATCACGTCAACATAAAGAACCTTCTCACGTAGCTTCATATAAGCATTACCTTAACAGATCAAGAGGCAAAGCCTATAGCCATACCATTTATCATCGATCTCACTCTCCTTCAGAGTCTCACTCAAGCACTTGAAAACCTAAAAAGATTAGTACcatcaaagataaaaaagacTCAAGTCAGATTAGAAATTCACCATTATATTATAGCGTGTTAAACTCTCGTAGCCCATAGATTTTATAGTTATCAAGATGAACTTGGATAACTAGAATGACTTATCCGACCCTAGAGAGCATGTCTAGAATGTCAAAATCAGCAAATGTGTccattaaaagatgaagaatcaaagtgaacttttcaagaaaattttcaaattaagtgCTACATatgttttttcgttttcttaATCTTTTGTCTTTGAATCTtgcttttttataataaattaaaaacaattgaccatcaattctttttttgaaagataaaaacaaaaagtttaatagtaaaaatgaaaaaaaatctcactacTTTAACCCACGACGAATTGCGAGAAGATGCATAATGTTTTCACCTACAGTAAAAAGAACACACTacttagattattattttttttttcagttttaattgtaATTCAACAACTTTGAATTTCATATTTCCTCAAGAATTGACAAGGCACTTATCATTAACAAAAAcggacaaaaaaatttatttcatatcaAACAAAATGTGGTCCCCCAGATGAAACCTCCTTAACCCTTGTAAGTTACAAAAGCAAATCTCCTAGATTGTACAAGATTGTCAGCTTTCATTGACACAAAGGAGAGGTCTTTTCACAGAAGATTTTTCTTGAAGCACTGCCAAGCCACATTATCATTCCAGAACATATCTTAGGCTTGTTGAAAAAGCTTGTCTTATAAGGCATCACGATTCAAGAACAACTCattgataaaacaaattgaaagaaaaaacctagCAAATGATTGAATTAAAGAGAATCACCAAAGAAGTGAAATTGCAATTTAGACAAACCAAATGTGCTTAAATAGTTACTGAAGACTTTCAGCTCACTTTGTTCCTCATCTTTGATCATACGAGGTCAAAGATGAGGAGCAGCAAGTGGGCTGAAAGTCTTCATTGCTAATATATGTCTGTGTCTCTGTCAAGAGATGGTTGCTGGGAGATGGTGACCTGTCAGGTTTAGTGATTTCTATGCACTTACTCCCActccaatttggtccttcatCCATGGAATCTGCAACCTGAAGCACAGCATTCTACAAGGATCAATTGGTTTAACAGTGTTTTTAGCcttcaaaaaatcaatatgaaTATGATGGAAATAACTCACGGCCTAAAGTCATTTCTCCAAGGCATTAACAAGTCAAAAAAACTAGAGCATTCACAGACTAAGTATGACTCACCTAGTCAGGGGCGACCACTCGGAAAATTTGAACTCTAAGTGTGCCCTCACCACTTTCATCATTTCGAAGACACGAACATCACCAACTTTCAGATGATCTGCTAGAGTAGATGCAGTCCAGCCATCTGGAACACAAGGGATAATGTTCCTTTTACTCCTTGCAAGTGTTTCAGCTAAAACCATCGGGGCAAGTTCTGCGAATGCAGTAAAACAGATATAAATTAACAAGGAAAAGTTGAAGAGAAATTGTGTATATGCGGCCAGGTTTCTTCTGAAACATTACCAGCATGGCTCCAGGAGGAGTGTGTGATTGATGCATAGTAATccagaaaaaatgaatttttagatttgaaagaCTTGGTTCTATGAAGAGCACTAAGCccatcctctctctctttttcttttttcttttttctcgttGCTTCATGTTACCCTCATCTTCATGCCTTTGGTGACTGGTATTCTTTCCACCACCACCCTGGTATTTAATTCAATCAAACCGTCTAGTTAACAAACcgtctaattatatatatatatatatataattttagaaatttattcaagttcgtacttgattttttctagatctagaattataatctcatgtattaattacattatagtcatctatttctaaaacttatttataatcaagtcacatttgattaatcatttcattttaatttttgatcatTGACCAATAATTCTTATGTGTGTAACCCATTAGATTccctaataaattataaataataattctaaataaaataggattaaataaattaaataattaaaattttttatcaatacaacaattaattaatttatatttaaagattacGTACAATGTCTAACAACTTTTATAATTCTTCAAATTTTAGAAAAACCATAACTTATTTGacttaaagattaatttttcagtgtaattattatctatttttatcaagaatattttaatttagatattatagcatgaaatatatatactttgaattatttatttacttacgAGTCTCGTGTCTTTTTGTAACTGGGTGTGGCAATGGTAACCAAACATAGAATGCGTAAAAATCCATTACTTAACATGCTTGAAATGTTGGACTTTGAATGGCATATGGAATAGGTTTTAATGAAGTATGCAAATCATGTGATCTGGCTATGGAGAGGAAAGAAAGTCGGCAAAGATATATTAATACACCTTGGGTAAGAACGAAACTTTCATCATCATGGTTTAATGAGtgaggaaaaataaaaggctCTTTTTGCTCGGAATTTTTGTACTTGGTAaggattttgttttcctttttcgaTTTTGACGAGTTGTATATTGGATGGAATCGAAAATAGATGCTCAATTGGTCAAAGtgatagaggaggaggaggaggggcaGGGAACGAGAGAACACAAGGTGGCCTTCTGTTTTCGACTGCTCTATTAGTGGACACGcagagaaaagataagaaaaagaagacagcTGCAGCTAAATATCCACTGCAGTATAGATCACAAGGTAGGAAAATCGTCTCACGTGCATGCTGCTCTCTGATTGTATAAATGCTTAGTGataatccaaaaacacaaaagagcaagataccaaaaaaacaaagttctcATTAGCCAAGTGGGGCAACAAGACATTTCAGTGATATCCGAGTATCATCACATCCAAGAGCTCAGTCACACCAGATTAGTTTCTCTGATCCTTAAATGGGGTTTTCAAAACTGTGTACAATCACAGATCAACATGAGTTATGGGAAGGTTCCATGCTCTGTATTCCAGGTTCACCAAACGAACGATGTTCCTGCAATAGACAAAGCTCTGTTATGCATATTACCCAGCTTCAGAGGAATGGCGACTAGACTCAGCATTATAACACGACTAGAACCACAACATGACACCAAATTAACGAGTCAATAGCAGGTCATCTTCagctaaaaaaaagattttactgCATGCCACAGTAAAGCTAGAGATGTCATACCTGGAAACCAACTAGATGTAATTTaggaaaagattttaaaataagcATGTCATAGCTGTGATATTTGGGCCATCTACCAATCACTATTCCAatacccaaaacaaaacaattgatCAAACTTTTTCTGTGACAAAGTCAGGTTACATTGACCAAGTTGATGGTACATTTTCTCCTCAAGGACTGCAAGGAGTTCAGGACCAAGAATGTGGGCAGTCTGTTCtatgacatttttttatggttacacTAGATGATATTTCTTAATGCTAAGCAAGGCCATGAAACCAACAACTccaacaaaagaaaggcataCCATATAATAGCAAACCCAGATTACTTTGAATCAAGACCTCACTTTTCACTATGTGAAAAAACTTGCATACAAATTCACTTTGTGGAAAGACTTGGGTAAAAAGGGTGCATGAACAGACAATTGTTGTGACACAAGATTCTGGAATTTTAGCTCTTCGATTGATCAGAAAAGGACCCCcttctcattcaaattttttcatgaTAAGAATGAAAAAAGTCAAATTTATACCAGCTAGTTGCAAACCAAACCTCATCTTTTTTCTCGTGAAGAAGgctatcttttctttctcccaCCCTTCCCAGACTTGGATGTTGAAACATTTGCCGTGGATGCAGGCTCCTGCTTTTTGGTCCTCCCAGGATGTCTAGGTACCAGTTCTGCAACATGGAACATAAGCTGTTTTCCTGCAATAAGGTCGAAGTTTCAAATCCATGACATATGAAATGTAGGACAGACACTCATATATAAGTGGCATCAGCCCATCCAACTTTGAGctgatttttaattgttttttcacctTATACTTTACTTTCTTGATAGATGTGACAAAAAATACACCActatttatccttttttctatttctcccCCTATTCCTCCAGGTCAATGAAGTACAGTGCCATGGCATATCAGGCGCGATGAGAGGCAGCTCTCAAATTTCTCAACTAAACTAAAAGGGAACAATCATCAAACAGTCCAGATCACCAAGTGGAGCACTGGTATTTCATGTAAATGCTGCTAACCACTCATTAACATGCAAGAGGTGTCTACAAAATCATCAATTAAAACAACACCAATATAAAGGTTAGTTCAGCTCTTAAGTGATGGATCCCTAGCAGAAACTAGTCTTATGCAATACCAGATGTCAATGACACCATAACATACTAAATATACATTCTTGGATTGGTTAAATTTATGTGTCAATATCCCTTCTTGAAAAGTCTCTGTGCAGAGTAACAGAAACCAATACGCATATCAATATTTACTGTCCCTTGGAAATTAGGACCACTTAAATGATACCATTGAGTCACCTACATGTTATCCGCATTAGAATTAATTGCAAATATTTCACTTCAAGGATTATTAGAGAACAAAATAAAGAGGTGTCTACAAGACAGGTGGAGGTGCCAATGAGCATGtggcaaatataaaaataaactgtcATATGGGAGGtataaagaaaaatcttatataaGTTTAGTTGAATTCACCAATACATATGGATTCATGGAAGAGGAAGGAGAGTGCAGAACTAACAGAAAGGAAGTTTGATTTCTTTTGGATCTTAaaatgagaaaaggaaaagaaggggAGTGAATGGGAAAAGGAGTGGGTTAGATTTCCAAGTTCATCTCGCTTGTGAGAGGAAATCaactaaaagattttaaaatatatattatcatttaaaagatGTCAGATTCTTCTATATATTTGCAAGACTAGCCACTGGCAGCTTGATACATGTTCTTCGTCAGAGTCTCTAACCAAAAAGCTGCTTCACTTAATGGAAATGAGCCTATCCTGTGAATCAATTacagcaaaacaaaacacaatgaTGGCACAGTTCTATACCATGTCAAAGCATTAACCCAAAATCTCAAGCCACTATTTGATGAGGCTATAAACTATTGAAAGCCATAACAATCCTTGTACATAACAAATATTGAATTACTTCAACACTAGCAACTCATGAAAATAGTTCTCTTTGTTAAAATAAAGAAgagggagaggaagaagaagaatggtgTGGCATAATTCAATGTAATAGGCAAAAAAGATTGACAAAATCACACTTGATCAATACCAATACACTTAAATTTAAGTGTTGAAAAAACTACATGTACAAGTCCATCAATTTACGCAGATCtcagaaagaaaaagataaagataattaatgaaaaagaagcCAAAAGAAATATCAGAATCATATGATAAACAGAAACAACGGTAAAGTATGCTTACGGGAAGGAATTGCTGGATTACATAAACTCCCATCTTCTCTTTTCAGCAATACTCTCACTCTCCCTACTTGCATGAAATCTCGTGGATACGCCTTATCAATCTAGAACATCCAAGAAGCATCATAAATCACAAACAAACAGCAATCACAAGCTCcaataattaaagagaaaaaactgTGGATTGCAAAAGAGACCTCAATTGCAAATGGAAGTTTGAGATGGCCACAACAATCACCAATCTCAACACAAGTAGGGTTCTCACACGCCTTTTCTGCACTAATCCGCCTCCCTTCAGCTATTGTTTTCTTTGAGTTAATGTAGACAGGATATAACACCACCCATTTCTTTATATTCGGCACTCCACCATCCATCATCACCTATCTCTCcctgttaaaaaaacaattttccatgaaaaataaaatcatacagTTCAACCAAGTAACCAATgctgatttcaattttttttaaaaaaatgctctTGATTTTACATACCCAGAATTAAAAATCAAGACTTTAACAAACCAAACAAGCAcatattgaaaattatgaaatggggtttttaattttaagattctGATTCATTATTTTCATCCTAATCCTACAATCGACACAAAAAACATTGACCAGGAGTGGAATCACAATTATTTacagctaaaaaataaaactatggcGTAAAACCTAAACGAGAAATCAGagatagaagaaaaggaaactgGGCTTCGTTGTTAGaagtgaaagagaaaaaaaaaaaaagaggactcGCCAATTGAGACCCTGGCTTCGCGTTTTGTCGTGTGAGATCTAGTAGCGCTCCCTGGTGATGGAGTACGATGATATGAGAAACTCCGTAGAATtcagctttttatttttctttgcttcctATAATTGCAGTCTAGTCCCTCAAGTCAGGAAGTTTGAGGCCAATGTAAGGAATAgctaatttcttttctcttgcaGCAATAGgactattcaaaaaaaaaaaaaaaaacttgaacagCTAATACAGAAAGCCCGTGTCTGAAATACAAGGCAATGAAAGCCCAAGAAACATGGATTACCCAAGCCTACAAAATCAAATACAAGCCTAAATCTCTCCAAAGGgatgaagttattttttatgtaattatttttattgtattattttttttattttgataagttatttaaaaaaaattaaattttaaccaatttCTATTTGTTTAGTTCGAACTCCCAAACAAGGGCTAAAATTGAAGGCTTATGCAATGTTTTCAATTACTAgaaaatattagagaataatatagaTTATATCTTGATATCTtacatgagttcgaatctcacaatttttatttatttaataaaaattaagtacaaaataatatagatttgtgcaagttttaagtctaaaaaaaataactaataaacgTTTCATTCATATGAATTCTCAAACTAGCGTTGGgatgattttattatatgatattaaagccttgataaccaagtgatcatgagttcgaatctcatcacttttatttatttaataaaaattaagtacaaagtAATATGGATTTGTAcaagttttaagtttaaaaaactttcatttgagagaatatgttaaaaaataatataaattatatctaaaaaaaatacattcataTGAATTCTCAAACTAGCGTGCTTGATACAGGTTAGGATTCAagtcaaattgataaaatagaaGACATGTGATCTTGCTAGAGTTAGATATTTTACATATagttttaggaaaaaaatagtcgtaactttatttatattgttggCTCTATGGACcggaaaattaagaaaatatcaaatagtGAGATGGTCTTTTTGGAAAGCAAAGATTTTTGAAAGAGCTCATATATATGGATACTAccaaatttaattatacaaataaaCAATTGTGTGATGAAGTTGCTTATGCcgttttaatcaaaatattttttatttctttggcaTAGTCAAGATAAATTTCTAatagtcaagttttttttcgAGCTGGAGAGATTGATATTAAGAGTTTTTAATAtctttgcagttttttttttattctgttatTTTTaggtcctgtttgtttttacgtttaaaaaacgtttttaaaaaaatttgaaatttttttatttttttctttactttaaattaatattttttgatgtttttagatcatttgcgcttatataaaaaataatttttaaaaaattaaaaaaaatattattttaatacatttacgAGTGAAATATACTTTGataaaacaatcacaaccacactttcaaatagCCTATTAATCCTGATGGGAATTTCATTCAACACATGACATGTGATAATGCTACTACAAAATCTTATGCTATTTAAGAGTTTATTTGGGAGAACGGACAGCCAAACACACactaaaaatgaaatgaaatgaaatcgTGGGAAATCAACTTTAAAATGGTGGTGAGATTATATATTTTAGGCTAAAATTTATGGAGTTTTTTAAGTATTTCGAGACTGCATAAATGGACTTCATAGCAATGAAAGGTGTTATGTTagattggatttattttttagctgCATATAtcataaattagatttaaaagtTGATAAATTGAAGACATGGTACTTGTGAATAAACTAACTACAATACTATATTCtaactatatattattttgaaataaaaaagttgagttttttttcataaactaaATGTTTCTCTTGAGTCATGATTAACTTCATTATCATTTCACTGTAACTACGTTTCATAGCCAAAACTTGTGTCAACTTGGGCGGTTATACgagattatttaatattataataatggtttttttttaatattttttatttgaaaaatattaaaataatattttttttattttttaaaatttatttttaatatcagcatatcaaaataatctaaaaatattaacttaattttttaaaaaatatttttaaaaatatttttacaccgCAAACACAAACAATACCAACATACATGAGAAAGGGTGGACTTACATAGAAGAAAAGGCAgatgttttcaaaatattcaaaataaccATTAGTAGTTTTATGAGTTCAAATTTACCCATCCTTGTTTTAGACGTTGGCCccattatattattatacatagaTATACATAAAGCTAAAACGTtggtgtttttagtttttaataataataataataataatacagacGACGATgacgacaataataataataataataataatagtattgACAACCTAGCTAGCTAATAACCAAAagtttatttcttctttaatatTGTCTAAATTGAACAAAACCCACTAAAGAATgtatatttgatgtttttttaagttaaatgtatttttaaaatatatagtttgaaacacaaaaataaattgtgcTTTAATTTAAAACCTATATATCTTGCTTTTAttcttcactcttttttttagaatatatatgGTGTGATATTAGATATTTTGGACATGAATAAGTGGATATTTAATTAGACATTCTAAATATACGAAAAGATGGAAGCTAGTATGAGAAAATG
This window contains:
- the LOC7493484 gene encoding signal recognition particle 19 kDa protein codes for the protein MMDGGVPNIKKWVVLYPVYINSKKTIAEGRRISAEKACENPTCVEIGDCCGHLKLPFAIEIDKAYPRDFMQVGRVRVLLKREDGSLCNPAIPSRKQLMFHVAELVPRHPGRTKKQEPASTANVSTSKSGKGGRKKR